GTTCAAATGCACGACGAGTTCGATTCAGGCTTCGTTTATCGACTTCATAATCAGCATGTTGCGCGGATATTTCGATCAATGCGCCTCGTCCCAGTTATCGCCGCTGCCAATATCGACGACCAGCGGCACGTGAAGTTCCGCCGCCGCGGCCATGCGTGATCTCACGCCCGCGACGATGTCATCCACATGCTCGGCTCGCACCTCGAACACGAGTTCATCGTGCACCTGCATGATCATGCGTGCATGCGCGCTGCGATCCCCTAGCCAGCTATCCACCTCGATCATCGCGCGCTTGATGATGTCGGCCGCGGTGCCTTGCATCGGCGCGTTGATCGCGGCGCGTTCGGCGCCTGCGCGCAGCCCTTGATTGCGCGAATTGATCTCGTTCAGATACAGGCGACGGCCGAATACGGTTTCGACAAAACCATCGCGATGCGCCTGCGCTCGCACCGACTCCATGAACTCCTGCACGCCTGGGTAGCGCTCGAAATAGCGCTTGATGTAACGCGCCGCTTCGCCGCGATCGATGCCGAGCTGGCGCGCCAACCCGAACGCACTCATGCCGTACATCAAGCCGAAATTGATCGCCTTGGCGGCGCGACGCTGATCGCCATCGACCAGCTCGGGCGGCACGCCGAACACTTCCGCCGCAGTGGCGCGATGCACATCCTGATTGCCGTGAAACGCCGCGAGCAAACCGGTGTCTTGCGACAGATGCGCCATGATGCGTAATTCAATTTGCGAATAGTCGGCAGCGACGATGCGCCAGCCCGGTGGCGCGATAAACGCTTGGCGAATGCGTCGGCCTTCCTCGGTGCGAATCGGAATGTTCTGCAGGTTCGGATCGCTCGACGACAAGCGCCCGGTCGCCGCCACCGCTTGGTGATACGAGGTGTGCACGCGTCCGGTATGCGGATTGATCTGCTCAGGCAACTTGATGGTGTAAGTCGAACGCAGTTTGGCGAGACTGCGGTAGTCCAGAATCAGCCGCGGCAGTTCGTGCAGATGCGCGAGGCCTTCGAGCGCTTCTTCGTTGGTCGAAGGTTGCCCGGTCGGCGTTTTCAACGTCGTCGGCAATTTCAATTCATCGTACAGAATCGCCTGCAGTTGTTTCGGCGAATCCAGACTGAAATGTCGTCCGGCCAAGGTGTATGCCTGTTGCTGTTGCTCAAGCATGCGCGAGGCGAGTTCACTGCTTTGTTTGCGCAGCTTGTCGGCATCGATCAACACACCGCTCTGCTCGATGCGCGCGAGCACCGGCACCAGCGGCATTTCGATCTCGGTCAACACGCTGGCCAGTCCTGTCTCGGCCTGGATTTTCGGCCACAGGGTTTGATGCAAACGCAGCGTGATGTCGGCATCTTCGGCCGCGTATTCGCCCGCGCGGTCGAGATCGACTTGCGAAAACAGGATCTGCTTCGCGCCCTTGCCAGCAACATCCTCGAAGTGAATCGTGTTGTAACCCAGGTATTTTTTCGCGAGCGAATCCATATCGTGGCGACTCGCCGTGGAATTCCACACATACGATTCGAGCATCGAATCGTAGCGCACACCACGCACCGTAATGCCATAACGCGACAGCAGATTCATGTCGTATTTCAGGTGCTGGCCGAGTTTGGCTTTGTCGGGATTTTCGAGCAGCGGTTTCAGCGCCGCGAGCACGGCATCACGATCAAGCTGCAATGGCGCGCCGGGATAATCGTGGGTCAGCGGCACATAAGCCGCGCTACCGGTTTCAACCGCAAACGATACACCGACGATCTCGGCGAGCATCGGATCAACGCCCGTGGTTTCGGTATCGAACGAGATCAGTTCAGCCGCGTCGAGTTTTTGCAGCCAAGTATCAAATTGCGCCTGTGTGAGCACGAGATCGTAGCTGCCCTTGCGGCTCAGTTCGGGATCGAGTAGCGATGCAGGTTCGGGTACGCTGACATTCGCTGTCGCGACATCGCCGCCGATATTCGCAGGGGCTGAGGGCATAGCATCGACACTATTCTCAGCCGTATTCAAATCCTTCAGCGCGGCGTTGAATTCGTAACGCGCATAGAGCTCGCGCAGTTGCGTATTGTCGGCATCGCGCAAAACCAAATCGGTGGCTTTCTGTGCCAGCGGCACGTCGGTCTTGATGGTCGCCAATTGATATGACAAAGGCAGTTTCGGCAACGCTTCGCGCAAACTCTCACCGATTTTGCCACCGACTTTTGCCGCGTTTTCGATCACGCCATTGAGCGTACCGAATTCGCTAAGCCACTTCACCGCGGTCTTCGGTCCACACTTCGGCACGCCAGGAATATTGTCGACACTGTCGCCCATCAGCGCGAGGTAATCGACGATCTGATCCGGCCGCACGCCGAATTTTTCGAATACGCCGGCTTCGTCCAAACGCGTATTGGTCATGGTGTTGACCAGCGTGATGTGGCTGTTCACGAGCTGCGCAAAATCCTTGTCGCCGGTCGAAATGATCACCTCGATATCGGCCGCCGCGGCTTGGCGCGCGAGCGTGCCGATCACGTCGTCGGCTTCCACGCCGGACACGCGCAGGATCGGAAAACCGAGCGCCTCGACAATCGCCAGCATCGGTTCGATCTGCGCGCGCAAGTCGTCCGGCATCGGCGCGCGCGTGGCCTTGTAGTCGGCGTAGAGTTCATCGCGAAACGTCGGCCCGCTCGCGTCCTGCACGAACGCCGCGTATGCGGGCCGCGCCTTGAGCGTCGCGCGCAACATGTTGACCACACCGAACAGCGCACCGGTCGGTTCACCATGGCGATTGGTCAGCGGCGGCAGCGCGTGGAAAGCGCGGTAGAGATAACTCGATCCATCGATCAGATAAAGCACAGGACGGGACATGGCGGCGGCGGCAAAGGAGATATGACGAGCTTGTCGGAGCCGCGCAGCAATTGCAATGCAGCATGCGCACTGACGAACTTTTACATCGGCGCCACAATCATTTTGTTATGCTCGGACCCACCGCTCGGGAGAGAACCGCCATGACCCGCATCCTGTTTTTCGCCATCGTTTTTTTGTTCAGCAGCGCCGTGATTGCGCAAGATTCCGCGACGGATCCGGCCGCGCCAAAACCGGTCTTCGCGCCCGCGCAGCCGCCACCGGACATGGATGCGCCGGGCACGGCACCCGCATCGGCCGCAGCCACAACGAGCAGGTCGGGAAATACCGCGGCAGCAGGTAAACCGGCCGCAGTGAACGTGCCGACTCCGGCCAGCGCGCCAGCGCGCGTGCAGGCCAGCACCAGCAAGATCGGCGACGGCCCGGT
The sequence above is drawn from the Pseudolysobacter antarcticus genome and encodes:
- the polA gene encoding DNA polymerase I → MSRPVLYLIDGSSYLYRAFHALPPLTNRHGEPTGALFGVVNMLRATLKARPAYAAFVQDASGPTFRDELYADYKATRAPMPDDLRAQIEPMLAIVEALGFPILRVSGVEADDVIGTLARQAAAADIEVIISTGDKDFAQLVNSHITLVNTMTNTRLDEAGVFEKFGVRPDQIVDYLALMGDSVDNIPGVPKCGPKTAVKWLSEFGTLNGVIENAAKVGGKIGESLREALPKLPLSYQLATIKTDVPLAQKATDLVLRDADNTQLRELYARYEFNAALKDLNTAENSVDAMPSAPANIGGDVATANVSVPEPASLLDPELSRKGSYDLVLTQAQFDTWLQKLDAAELISFDTETTGVDPMLAEIVGVSFAVETGSAAYVPLTHDYPGAPLQLDRDAVLAALKPLLENPDKAKLGQHLKYDMNLLSRYGITVRGVRYDSMLESYVWNSTASRHDMDSLAKKYLGYNTIHFEDVAGKGAKQILFSQVDLDRAGEYAAEDADITLRLHQTLWPKIQAETGLASVLTEIEMPLVPVLARIEQSGVLIDADKLRKQSSELASRMLEQQQQAYTLAGRHFSLDSPKQLQAILYDELKLPTTLKTPTGQPSTNEEALEGLAHLHELPRLILDYRSLAKLRSTYTIKLPEQINPHTGRVHTSYHQAVAATGRLSSSDPNLQNIPIRTEEGRRIRQAFIAPPGWRIVAADYSQIELRIMAHLSQDTGLLAAFHGNQDVHRATAAEVFGVPPELVDGDQRRAAKAINFGLMYGMSAFGLARQLGIDRGEAARYIKRYFERYPGVQEFMESVRAQAHRDGFVETVFGRRLYLNEINSRNQGLRAGAERAAINAPMQGTAADIIKRAMIEVDSWLGDRSAHARMIMQVHDELVFEVRAEHVDDIVAGVRSRMAAAAELHVPLVVDIGSGDNWDEAH
- a CDS encoding DUF2782 domain-containing protein, with the protein product MTRILFFAIVFLFSSAVIAQDSATDPAAPKPVFAPAQPPPDMDAPGTAPASAAATTSRSGNTAAAGKPAAVNVPTPASAPARVQASTSKIGDGPVAGGMPELPVVTVRKEGNDTVEEYRRNGKIFMVRIMPTDGPSHYYVDRTGNGRLDRDPLDNTPGPISPVYFKIYDWK